The Patescibacteria group bacterium genome has a segment encoding these proteins:
- a CDS encoding L-threonylcarbamoyladenylate synthase has translation MIILAHGFSMETVKLGNSNAHKIMCRATEVIKSGGVIVYPTDTVYGLGCDPFNIKAVHRLLKIKRRSEQKGLLLLVNSWLQLRQVVKPTLKQLILLKQYWPGPLTVVLPKHRAVSTLVTGGRRTVAVRWPRHDFVSKCLNMLTYPIISTSANLSGQPPAYTIGKIKDQFQGKRYQPDLIIDAGRLPNRPPSTIIQFTSRKIAVVRQGALHIKEANA, from the coding sequence ATGATCATCCTCGCCCACGGATTCAGTATGGAAACAGTCAAACTTGGAAATAGTAATGCGCACAAGATAATGTGCCGAGCCACCGAGGTCATCAAATCCGGTGGCGTGATTGTCTATCCGACCGACACGGTCTACGGTTTGGGCTGTGATCCGTTCAATATTAAAGCGGTACACCGGCTGTTGAAAATAAAGCGGCGCAGCGAGCAAAAGGGCCTATTGTTGCTAGTAAATAGCTGGCTGCAACTGCGCCAGGTGGTCAAACCAACACTAAAACAATTAATATTGCTTAAACAATACTGGCCGGGGCCGTTGACTGTCGTACTACCGAAGCATCGGGCCGTTTCGACTCTGGTCACGGGCGGTCGCCGAACTGTGGCCGTACGATGGCCGCGGCACGACTTCGTGTCGAAATGTTTAAACATGTTGACCTACCCCATCATATCCACCAGCGCCAATTTGTCCGGCCAACCACCGGCTTACACTATTGGTAAAATAAAAGACCAATTCCAGGGCAAGCGCTACCAACCCGACTTAATAATCGATGCTGGTCGGTTGCCCAATCGGCCACCTTCGACTATTATTCAATTTACGAGTCGAAAGATCGCAGTGGTGCGCCAGGGAGCGTTACATATTAAGGAAGCTAATGCCTAA
- a CDS encoding class I tRNA ligase family protein, with amino-acid sequence MVEPKFTNTRDESAVHEGEPYVKRNAVAAVIRNPKTDKYLCISWKTIRMHGLVTGGVEEGEDIVEAAKRETREETGYKNIRLVRDPQVAIHSLFYHRVKEQNRWARFQYLFFELENEERDPVDEKEAALHEVLWLDEKEMANFFTVVEGEFVMNLLKNPNYIHTGEGVMRNSGQFDGMDSEAAGKAIINQLVGKKTSNIVYIHGSSGRDKRNDPDYITPNLRHWHGWFVRELSEKGYDVENPEMPRDWAPVYEEWKEKFDQVYVDENTILIGDSAGGAFVLRWLGETKRKIGHLILIAPTLELEPKEKRLVDFIDYTLDKGITERASGVTVYISNDTPARLSSAKKIAHTLGATIVSIPGRGHFTLMDSAKNNQFPELLDEVIRITSKSVPTYNNSLARFAVQYKLRDWVFSRQHYWGEPIPIIHCDKCGVVPVPAKDLPVELPHVEKYLPTDTGESPLANMTKWVNTKCPQCGGPAKRETDTMPNWAGSSWYYLRYCDPHNTKKFAEFDKMKYWLPVDIYNGGMEHTVLHLLYSRFWHKFLFDQKLVPSAEPYKHRHSHGLVLAEDGRKMSKSWGNVINPDDVVKKYGADTLRTYEMFMGPFEDAIPWSTQGMVGVYRFLDRVYKVISSLGMERKTLVDTPGMSIKIHKLVKKVTEDLERFRFNTVVSSMMEYFNDRDFASKLSHEGQLEGNSVDYEAVNKFLVLLFPFAPHIASELWEQINGGDIQKESWPTFDSKCLKDENFELIVQINGKVRGKIPNVTTGINQAGAVAAVIANEKLKDKLAGYKKVVYVPNRLINFIL; translated from the coding sequence GTGGTGGAACCAAAGTTTACAAACACGAGAGACGAATCGGCTGTTCATGAAGGCGAACCTTACGTTAAGCGGAACGCCGTCGCCGCCGTGATTCGCAATCCCAAAACCGACAAGTATTTATGCATAAGCTGGAAGACAATAAGAATGCACGGATTAGTTACTGGGGGCGTTGAGGAAGGCGAGGATATTGTTGAAGCGGCCAAGCGGGAGACGAGAGAAGAGACTGGCTATAAAAATATCCGGTTGGTTCGTGATCCGCAGGTCGCTATTCACAGCCTATTTTACCACCGGGTAAAAGAGCAGAACCGCTGGGCCAGGTTCCAGTATCTGTTCTTCGAATTGGAAAATGAAGAACGCGACCCGGTCGACGAAAAAGAAGCTGCGTTACATGAAGTTCTATGGCTGGATGAAAAGGAAATGGCGAACTTCTTTACCGTCGTTGAGGGCGAATTTGTCATGAACTTGTTGAAGAATCCCAATTATATTCATACGGGCGAGGGTGTGATGCGAAATTCCGGCCAGTTCGATGGGATGGATTCGGAGGCGGCAGGCAAGGCGATTATAAATCAATTAGTAGGGAAGAAAACATCAAACATAGTTTACATACACGGCTCGTCTGGTCGAGATAAGCGCAATGATCCTGACTATATTACTCCAAATCTTCGCCATTGGCACGGCTGGTTCGTTAGAGAGCTTAGTGAGAAAGGATATGATGTTGAAAACCCCGAAATGCCAAGAGATTGGGCACCCGTATATGAAGAATGGAAGGAAAAGTTTGATCAGGTCTATGTTGACGAAAACACCATCCTAATCGGCGATAGCGCTGGTGGCGCTTTCGTTTTACGTTGGTTGGGTGAGACGAAACGGAAGATTGGACACCTTATTTTAATTGCGCCAACTTTAGAGCTCGAACCTAAAGAGAAGCGCTTGGTCGATTTTATAGATTATACTCTAGATAAAGGTATAACCGAGAGAGCTTCGGGTGTCACAGTGTATATCTCAAATGACACACCGGCGCGGCTTTCCAGCGCCAAGAAGATAGCGCATACGTTGGGGGCAACAATAGTATCTATCCCAGGTCGGGGTCATTTTACGCTCATGGATAGTGCCAAGAATAATCAATTCCCTGAATTGCTTGACGAGGTGATTCGAATTACATCAAAGTCAGTGCCAACATATAATAACAGCCTGGCTCGTTTCGCAGTTCAGTATAAGCTCCGTGACTGGGTGTTTTCCCGCCAGCACTATTGGGGCGAACCGATCCCGATCATTCATTGTGATAAATGCGGTGTCGTACCGGTGCCTGCCAAAGATTTACCGGTTGAATTGCCCCACGTGGAAAAATATCTGCCGACCGACACGGGCGAATCACCCTTGGCGAATATGACCAAGTGGGTCAACACGAAGTGCCCCCAGTGCGGCGGACCGGCTAAGCGCGAAACCGACACGATGCCGAATTGGGCCGGTTCGAGCTGGTATTACTTGAGGTATTGCGATCCGCATAACACCAAGAAATTTGCTGAATTTGATAAAATGAAATATTGGCTGCCGGTTGATATTTACAATGGTGGCATGGAACACACTGTACTGCATTTGCTGTACTCCAGGTTCTGGCACAAGTTCCTGTTCGACCAGAAACTAGTTCCATCCGCGGAACCCTACAAACATCGGCATTCGCACGGCTTGGTATTGGCCGAAGACGGCCGCAAGATGTCGAAAAGCTGGGGCAATGTGATCAATCCCGACGATGTGGTGAAGAAATACGGTGCCGACACACTGCGCACCTACGAAATGTTTATGGGGCCGTTCGAAGATGCCATACCGTGGTCGACACAGGGCATGGTGGGCGTGTATCGATTCCTTGATCGCGTGTACAAAGTTATTTCATCCCTGGGCATGGAAAGAAAGACATTAGTCGACACGCCAGGTATGTCGATTAAAATACATAAGCTGGTAAAGAAAGTTACGGAAGACCTGGAGCGATTTCGGTTTAATACGGTCGTAAGTTCGATGATGGAGTATTTTAATGATCGTGACTTCGCCTCGAAACTTTCACATGAGGGACAACTTGAGGGGAATAGTGTTGATTATGAAGCAGTGAACAAGTTCCTGGTATTGCTATTCCCATTCGCACCACATATCGCTTCGGAATTGTGGGAGCAAATAAATGGCGGCGATATTCAGAAAGAATCGTGGCCAACGTTTGATTCGAAATGCCTCAAGGATGAGAACTTTGAATTAATTGTTCAGATCAATGGCAAGGTGCGGGGAAAAATTCCGAATGTTACTACGGGAATTAATCAAGCCGGCGCAGTGGCGGCTGTCATTGCCAATGAAAAATTGAAAGACAAGTTGGCCGGATACAAGAAAGTCGTTTACGTACCGAATCGGTTGATAAATTTTATATTATAA
- a CDS encoding M23 family metallopeptidase: MRGIGLIIYWILLKPLELIWRWLFRYVILKLYIVYFPIKRRIVERLGPVRNRFLFLFSSRFVIHLMILCIAAGVTINSLRTREVSAEEFGSGSLVVKFLNNSSDATVVEETSDTQLAKPVSYASQKGLVGSTLTSTDTNGTDTESDSQVSLAQGGSAIIKPNMPTTDATEQDRNQVEYYVVEGGDTVSTIAQKFGISTDTILQENRLGVKDYIKPGEKLTILPMSGVSHQVKKGDTVASLAKLYSVDSSAIIDFNKLASADDIKVGDILIVPGGEAPEVVTPKPTLAQSRAGQYQSSADNSQPLPPVKVSASQKMVWPTSSHKINQYFRRGHTGVDIDGDIGSPIYAAEGGRAATVGWNKGGYGLYIILEHADGRRTLYGHLSKTFITAGQQVSKGQNIANMGNTGRSTGPHLHFEVISGGRKLNPLSYL, translated from the coding sequence TTGCGCGGAATTGGACTGATCATCTATTGGATATTGCTTAAACCGTTGGAACTTATCTGGCGCTGGCTGTTCCGATACGTAATTTTGAAGCTATATATCGTATATTTCCCAATCAAGCGCCGCATCGTCGAACGTCTCGGACCGGTTCGAAACCGTTTTCTGTTTTTATTCTCCAGTCGCTTTGTCATCCACCTAATGATCCTATGTATTGCGGCCGGCGTGACTATCAACAGCCTGCGTACTCGCGAAGTCTCCGCCGAGGAATTCGGCTCGGGTAGTTTGGTGGTGAAGTTTTTGAATAATTCATCTGATGCGACGGTCGTGGAAGAAACTTCCGATACTCAGCTGGCTAAACCGGTCAGTTACGCGAGCCAGAAGGGCCTGGTCGGTAGTACGTTGACCAGCACCGATACCAATGGCACCGATACTGAATCCGACTCTCAAGTGTCGTTGGCCCAAGGAGGTAGTGCGATTATCAAGCCCAACATGCCCACCACTGACGCCACCGAGCAAGATCGCAACCAAGTTGAATACTATGTTGTCGAAGGCGGCGACACGGTCAGTACTATTGCTCAGAAATTCGGCATCTCAACGGATACGATATTACAAGAAAATCGTCTGGGAGTTAAAGATTATATCAAACCCGGAGAGAAACTAACCATATTGCCGATGAGCGGTGTTTCCCACCAGGTGAAAAAGGGCGACACGGTGGCTTCGCTGGCAAAACTATACAGTGTGGACAGTTCGGCTATTATTGATTTCAATAAACTGGCTTCAGCTGACGATATCAAAGTCGGAGATATACTGATCGTGCCGGGCGGCGAGGCACCGGAAGTTGTCACCCCAAAACCGACCTTGGCTCAATCCCGGGCGGGCCAATATCAATCATCGGCCGACAATTCACAACCGCTGCCCCCAGTCAAAGTATCGGCTTCACAAAAGATGGTCTGGCCTACTTCCAGCCATAAGATTAATCAATATTTTCGACGCGGCCACACCGGTGTTGATATTGACGGCGACATCGGATCACCCATCTACGCGGCTGAAGGTGGCCGAGCCGCCACGGTCGGTTGGAACAAGGGCGGTTACGGGTTATATATCATTCTGGAACACGCCGATGGACGGCGAACGCTGTATGGCCACTTAAGCAAGACATTTATCACGGCTGGCCAGCAGGTATCTAAAGGTCAGAACATAGCCAACATGGGTAATACCGGCCGTAGTACTGGACCGCACCTGCATTTTGAAGTCATCAGCGGCGGACGCAAGCTTAATCCACTTTCATATCTCTAA